The segment TGGAACAAGGAAAGGTGTTCGCCGATACTTCGCTTACAGCCTACAAAAAAGAAATCACCAAAAACTTTTTCTCGCTCGAGCGAGGCTATGTGGGAATGGAAGCCAAATTCAGCCAAAGCATGAAAGGCCGCTTCACTGTGGATATCTTCAGTTCGGACATCCTCAAGGACGGGGCTGGGCTGAAGCTGAAATATGCCTACCTGGATTTTTCCAATCTGATCCCCATCCCTGACCTGACCACCACCGTGGGTCTGCAAAAAGTTTATTTTGGAAGTATTTACGACTGGAGCTACAACCTGATCGGCAAAGCCCCCACCGATGAGTACAAGTACGCCAATTCCGCCGACTACGGCATCAGCCTGAACGGTTACCTGCCGGGCGGCTGGGGCGAATACCAATTGGGCATGTACAACGGCGAGGGCTACAAAAACTACGGCTCCAACCTTAAAGACAACATCGACCCGGCTTTCCTGGCCAACCTGCGCATTGTACCCACTGCCGGCCTCACAATAGGGGGTTCGGTAATGACCAACGGCAGCGAGAGAAAACTCAAACTGGCTGACGCCACCGAAAACTCCAGCTACAACACCCAGTTGCTTGCCGACGGAATTCTGCGCGCGGCTTTTGGACCGCTGGACATCTGGGCCGAATACCTATACAAAGACATAAGCTACGCCCCGAATTTCAGCGCCAAAGACTACAGCGCCACCTGCTTCAGCGTGTTTCCCACCCTAAAGCTGAAAAGCCTGATCGGCGCCGACATCGATCTCCAGGGACGCTATGACCGCTCTGACGAAACCCGCATGCCGGACAGTAAGAAGAAAAACCTGCTGAACGCCTGGACAGGAGGCCTGAACTTCAATTTCATGGCCGACGACAGCGGCAGCCCCGCCCTGCAGGCGCAGCTCAACTATGTAAGAAAAGACTATGACGAAGATGCTTCCGGCACCGACTACGCCAATGGCAAAAAGGATACGGACATCGTTATGCTGCAACTGAAATGGCGCTTCGCTTCCACAATCAACTAAAGGAGAATAGAATGAATAAAAAATATATTATTGTCGCCCTGATCCTACTTCTGGCAATTTCTTTTGCCGTAGCCAAGTCCCGTAAAATCACCTGTTCAGGTTCCACCACAGTGCTTCCGATCGCCCAAGCCGCCGCGGAAGCCTATATGGATAAGCATCCTGATGTTAATATCTCCATCCGCGGCGGCGGCTCAGGAGTGGGTATTGCCGCTCTGCAAAACGGGTCTGCTGATATTGCCAATTCCAGCCGCGTGATGAAGGCCAAGGAAATCTCACAGGCCAAATCCAAAGGCATCAACCCCACGCCATACGCCGTTGCGCTGGACGGCATCGCCATCGTGGTGCACAAAAGCAACTCTGTGGCCAACCTCAGCATCGCCCAGATCCGTGATATCTACAACGGCAAGATCAAGAACTGGAGCGAAGTGGGCGGACCCAAGCTGCCGATCGTCGTGATTTCCCGCGACGTGGCTTCCGGCACCTTCGAAGTCTTCAACGAAAAAGCCCTCGGCGGCAGCAAAGTGGTTTCCAGCGCGCAACTGCTGGCCTCCAATAACGCCGTTGCCTCCACGGTGGGCAGCACTCCCGGCGGGATTGGCTATATCGGCCTTGGCTATCTCACCGAAGAGATAAAAACCGTAAAAGTGAACAGCATTACCCCCAACACCAAAACCGTGCAGGACGGCTCCTATCCTCTGGCCCGCAAACTCTATATGTACACGAACGGCAAGGCGAAAGGTGATTTGGGCAGCTACATCGCTTTCATCCAATCCGATGCAGGACAAAAAATAGTGGTGGAACAGGGTTTCATCGCTCTTAAATAGTTTTGGCGAGAAAACGACCAATAAAACCTCCATTCACACGGGAGCTTCGGCTCCCGTTTTGAGGTAGGAAGAAATGAAGACTTTTAAGGAAAAGAGTTTCCAGACAATCACCTACACGGCAGCGTTGTTCACGGTGGCCTGTTTGCTGGGAATCATCTTTGGGCTTTTCCGGGAAGGCTTGCCAATTTTCAAACACGTTGGCCTGAAAGAGTTTCTGTTCACCAACAATTGGTATCCCGCCCACGCGGAACCGGGATTCGGAGCCCTGGCGCTGATCGTCGGGTCCCTGGTCGTGACCTTGGGTTCGCTGATCATAGCCATCCCGTTGGGACTGGGAGCCGCGATTTTCCTCTCAGAGATGGCCGGGCCGCGCCTGCGCGAGATCACCAAACCCGTGATCGAATTGCTGGCAGGGATCCCCTCCGTGGTTTACGGCCTTTTTGGCATGGCCTTTCTCGCTCCCCTGGTGCGGGAGTGGTTTGATCTGGACACCGGTTTGAACGTGTTCACGGCCTCGCTGATCTTGGGCGTAATGATCGTGCCTGTGATCTGCAGCATGGGCGAAGACGCGCTGTCCAGCGTTCCCAAAAACCTCCGCGAAGCTTCGCTGGCCCTGGGCGCCACGCGAGCCGAAACCATTTTCAAAGCTGTAATCCCCGCTGCTAAAAACGGCCTGGCAGGAAGTGTGCTGATGGGTTTTGGACGCGCCATCGGCGAAACCATGGTGGTTCTGATGGTGGCTGGCGGGGCGGCCCGCATCCCAAGTTCCATCTTTGATCCGGTGCGTCCCCTCACCTCAACCATCGCCGCCGAGATGGGCGAAACCGTGATGGGCGATTTGCATTACCAGTCCCTGTTCGCTTTGGCCATCATCCTCTTCCTGATCACTTTTGTTTCCAATCTCATCACGGAATCCATGCTGCTGAAGAGGGGCAAGAAATGAATAAACGAAAACTAATGAACAGCTTGGTCACAGTCATAATGGCACTGATGCTGGTTCTCACCGCTTTGTTTTTGGTCCTGTTCTTGGTGCGTATGTTTTCCCAAGGAGCCAAAGTGCTAAGCTGGGATTTCCTCTTCACCGCCCCGCGGGACGCCATGAGAGCCGGAGGTATTTATCCAGCCCTGGTGGGAACTTTTCTGCTCACTGCGCTGTCGATGGTGGTGGCGCTGCCTTTGGGGATTCTCACCGCCATTTGGCTAACCAATTACGGCAAGCCTGTTTGGCTGGTCAATATCCTGCGGGTGGCAATCAACACCCTGGCCGGCACGCCCTCCATCATTTTCGGGCTTTTTGGTATGGCAATGTTTTCCAACCTGCTTGGTTTCGACATTTCCCTGCTTTCCGGCGGACTTACCCTAGCCATCCTGGCCCTGCCGGTGATCATAAACAATACGGAACAGGCCATACGTAGCGTTCCAGAGGATTTTCGCGAAGCCTCGCTGGCCTTGGGTGCCACCACCCGGCAAACGGTTTCCCGCGTGCTTTTGCCCACCGCGCTTCCAAGTATTCTAACCGGCGCCATCATCAGCATCGGCCGCGTAGCCGGTGAAACAGCGCCGATCATGTTCACAGCCGCCACTTTTTACTCCCGTCAACTGCCGAAAGGCCTGGGCGACGAAGTGATGGCCCTGCCTTATCACATCTACGCCCTGATGACCGAAGGCACCCATCCCACGGAGCAGGTTCCCATAGCTTACGGAACCTCCCTGGTGCTTCTTTTGCTGGTAATCTCCATCAGCGCGGCGGCCATCTGGATCCGTTCGTCCATCAGAAGGAAAAGACAATGGTAGATATACAATTACAAAGTTTGGACCTCAATCTCTGGTTCGGAAAAAACCACGTTCTGCACGACGTCAGCCTGCCAGTTTACAAACATCAGGTAACAGCCATGATCGGTCCCTCCGGCTGCGGAAAATCAACCCTGTTGAGGTGTTTCAACCGCATGAACGACCTCATTCCCGGCACCCGCATCGAGGGCAGGGCCTTGCTCGGAGACGCGGACATCTATGCTCCCAAAGCCGATGTTTCCAAGCTTCGGTCGCGCATCGGCATGGTTTTTCAAAAACCGAATCCCTTTCCCAAAAGCATCTTCAACAACGTGGCCTTTGGCTTGCAGATCCAGGGCGGATTCAGCAAGGCAGAGATCAGCAACAGGGTTGAGGAAAGCCTGAAAGCCGCTTGGCTTTGGGAAGAGGTGAAAGACCGGCTATCCTCCTCCGCGATGAGCCTTTCCGGAGGCCAGCAACAGAGGCTGTGCATTGCCCGGGCCCTTGCCAACCGTCCCGACGTGTTGATGCTGGATGAACCCACTTCGGCGCTTGATCCCCAGTCCACCGCCAAGATCGAAGAATTGTGCTTGGAACTCAAACACAATGTGACTATACTTATAGTTACACACAACGTTGCCCAAGCCGGCCGGATTTCGGATCAGACCGCTTTCATGTACCTGGGCGAACTGTTGGAATTCGGCCCCACCGAACGGGTTTTCACGGTACCCGCGGACAAACGCACCGAAGCCTACCTCACCGGTGTCTTCGGCTAAGCCAGGAGAAAGAATGCTAAACTCAAAGATTAAGGAATTAAAGCAGCTGCTGCTCACCGAGGCAGGCTGGGTGGAAAAAATGATCTCCCTGGCCCTCGACGGCCTGTACTCGCATAATAACGATCTTTTAAACATCGTGATCGGGTATGAGGATAAAGTGAATCAGATGGATCTGGAGATAGAGAACAAATGCATCTCAGCCATCGCCCTCTATCAGCCGGAAGCGAAAGACCTGCGCAAAATCGTGATGATCCTCAAGATCAACAACGACTTGGAACGGCTCGGCGACCGGGCGGTGAACATCGCCGAAAGCGCGATGCATCTGATGGGAAAACCAGTGGTATCCCAAGTTTCAGAACTCGCGCAGATGCGGGATTCGGCTTTTGCCATGCTCAAAGCCAGCCTGGACGCCTTTGCCACGGAAAACGCGGAAGCCTGCAGTGCCATTTGCGAAGCCGACAATCGGGTTGACGAGCTCAACCGCGCCGTTTACCATCGGTTGGTGGACCTGATCAAGCAGGACACGCCCCTCACAGAATCCTGCCTGCATCTGCTGCGCGTCGCCAGAAACCTGGAACGCATCGCGGATCTTTCCACCAATGTGGCCGAGAACACCGTCTATCTGGCCGTCGGAAAAGTGATCAAGCACCAGCAGGGTGAGGAAGACAACCCCGAATAAGCACAAAAAAGCTCCCTTTCAAACCGAGTGGATAAAACCCGGTGTTTCCAGCCCGGAGGGCGACACTAATCAATCCCCGCTGAACGGCGAATCTATGCTGATTGGCCGTTAAGGCCTTTTCCTGTGTCCCGTTTGTGCCTCCCGCATAATGCCCGCACTTGATGCGAGTATTATACGGGAGGCATGGGAGGAGGATGATATAAGGCGCTAAGGGTGTAGCCGACAGGACTTGACAGTGGGTAAGCATTTCTTCATAGTTCTTTTTCAGGCCAGGTGGGCGCGAAAGCTCGACCGGAAAGCAGTGCCTTGGGCTTTTCCCACCTGGTTTGAAAGAGAGCCATAAAAAACATTGACTGGATTTGCCCGCGGCAAAAAACTGCACATATTAAATCACTTTTCAGAGGTAAAATAATGTTTTTAGCGGATTTCCTCGATGCCCGGGCCATCGCGTTCGAGCAGCGTGTCCTGCCCCGGGAGCAGGTCTATCAGGAGATAATCCAGAGGATTTGCGCCCAAAGAAGCCACAACACCCCCAAATGCGGACAGCCAATGCTGGACGCGATCCTGCAACGCGAGCGGGAAGCACCAATGGCCTATCCAAGCGGGATTGCCATCCCCCACATCCGGGTTGAAGGACTCGCGGACACCCTGATCGGCATGACCTTTCTGCAAAATCCCCTGGATTATGACGGCATAAAGGTGAACTGGGTGGTGCTCATCTTCACGGACAAATCGTCCTCCAAGATCTATCTGAACATCGTGGCCGCCCTGCTGAAGCTTTCCAGGGATGAAGAGGCAATGAAAAGCCTGCATGGCCTGCATGACGGGCATGACGTGATCCACTGGCTAAAGCAGGCGAAAGTCGAGGTCGGGACGGATGTGACCGTCGCCGATATCATGATTCGCAATCCCTTCTGCGTTGGGCCTGACGACGTTCTCAGACTGGCAAACAGCCTCATCAACGAACACAAGGTCTCAATGTTGCCCGTCACCGACAAGGATGACACCTATCTGGGCGAACTCAACATCCTGGACATTCTCAAGGTGGGAGTTCCGGATTATCTGATGATGATGATGGAAGACTTGAAATTCCTCAAATCATACGAACCCCTGGAAAACCTCTTTGAAAAGGAAGATGAGATCACCGCTGGCGAAATCATGCAAAAGGACAACAAGGTGCTGGAGCCGGACGACTCCATCGTGGAAGCGGTTTACCTCATGCTCAAGGAAGGCCGCAGGTATTTCTGCGTGGTTGAGGATGGCAAACTGCTGGGCGTGGTGACGGCTATGGACGTCTTCAGGAAGGTGGCAAAAGCATGAACCCCGGTATTGCCATGTTTGCGGCTCTGATCATCTTTGCCGTAACCTACATCTTCATCATCACAGAGTGGATCAACAAGATGCTGGCCTCTCTCATCGGTGGATTCCTCCTGATCGTTACCGGAATCCTGACCCAGGGCGAGGCTTTCAAGGCTGTTGACTGGAACGTCATATTCTTTCTTATCGGCATGATGCTGGTGATATCCGTGCTCAAGAAAACCGGGGTCTTCATGTATGTGGCTATCAAGACCGCCAAACTGGTGAGGGGGCACCCTGTGGCCATCATGATGCTGATGTTTGCCATCACTGCTTTTTTCTCGGCTTTTCTGGACAGCGTTACCGCTGTGATGATCCTGGTTCCGGTGGTGATGCTCATCTGCCATGAGCTGGAGATAACCCCCGTGCCCTTCATCATAACTATGGCCGTGGCCTCAAATATGGGAGGTGCCTCGACCATGGTGGGTGACCCACCCAACGTGATTCTGGGAAGCGCCATCGGCAAGACTTTTCTGGATTTTGTGACCAACCTCGCCCCGGCTGCCATCGCCTCCGTAATCTTCAGCATGGGACTTATCTATCTTTTTTACCACAAAAAACTTCACGTAAGTCTCACCAACCGGGCCAAGCTGATGAGCTACAATGAAGACAAGCTTATCAAGGACAAGCGGACGCTGGTGATTTCCCTAACCGTGCTGGGCCTAATGCTCCTGGCCCTGGCTCTGGACGGAGTTCTGCACATCGGCACGGCCAGCATTTCCATGACCGCGGCGTTGACCCTGATGATCATCAGCAACCGCAGGAATATGGAACCGGTGATGGCAAAGGAAATAGATTGGGTTACCCTCTTTTTCTTCATCGGGCTCTTCATCATCGTGGAAGGACTGGTCAAAACTGGCTTCATCAATATGTTCGCCAACAAAGTGATCAGCGCCACGGGAGGAAATCCCCGCTCCACCTCAATGGCCATCCTCTGGCTTTCAGGAATATTTTCTGCTTTTGTGGACAACGTTCCTTTCGTGGCCACCATGATCCCCGTGCTCAAACAGATAAGTCAGGTTATAAACAACCCCGCATTGATGGACCCCATCTGGTGGTGCCTTTCGCTCGGCACCTGCCTGGGCGGAAACGGAACCCTGATCGGCGCCTCTGCCAATATTGTCTCTGTGGGGATAGCCAAGCAGAATGGCTTTCACATCTCATTTTGGGATTTCACCAAGATCAGCGTGGTTTTCACCCTCTGCTCTCTGGTGATTTGCACTGTTTACATCCTGCTCCGCTATTTCTAAGCTTCAGACGGCAGCCCAGCACTCCTCTGAGTTGTTGCCCACCCGGTTCACGAATTTGCTCACCGGACGCAGGGCCAGTTCGCCTTCCGGGGCTGGTTTGAGCAGCGGAACGAAGTCCAGCGGATCGCTCTGCCGGTGGTTCAGCCAGGCCAGCCTGTCCCCGCCGAAGAGCAGCACCGGCATCCTGTGATGGATTTGTGCCATGGCGTCATTGGCGTCCGTGGTGATAATGGCCAGGGAGGGAATGAAGCTTCCGTCCGGGCCGCTCCAGGCGTCGTAAATGCCTGCCATCCAAATCAAATCGTCGTTCACGGCGTGGATGAAGAAAGGCTGCTTGTCGCTAACGCGCCATTCATAGAAACCATTGGCCGGAATGAGGCAGCGCCGGCGCTGTAACCCGTTGCGGAATGAGGGCTTGGATGTGATGGTATCCGCCCGCGCGTTGATCAGGTTAAATTTTGGCAGTTCCCGGCTCCAGGAGGGAATCAGGCCCCAGCGAAAATATCCCGGATAGCGTCCTGCGTCCTGGCTCAGAACGGCCATCA is part of the Candidatus Cloacimonadota bacterium genome and harbors:
- the pstB gene encoding phosphate ABC transporter ATP-binding protein, coding for MVDIQLQSLDLNLWFGKNHVLHDVSLPVYKHQVTAMIGPSGCGKSTLLRCFNRMNDLIPGTRIEGRALLGDADIYAPKADVSKLRSRIGMVFQKPNPFPKSIFNNVAFGLQIQGGFSKAEISNRVEESLKAAWLWEEVKDRLSSSAMSLSGGQQQRLCIARALANRPDVLMLDEPTSALDPQSTAKIEELCLELKHNVTILIVTHNVAQAGRISDQTAFMYLGELLEFGPTERVFTVPADKRTEAYLTGVFG
- a CDS encoding PTS transporter subunit EIIA produces the protein MFLADFLDARAIAFEQRVLPREQVYQEIIQRICAQRSHNTPKCGQPMLDAILQREREAPMAYPSGIAIPHIRVEGLADTLIGMTFLQNPLDYDGIKVNWVVLIFTDKSSSKIYLNIVAALLKLSRDEEAMKSLHGLHDGHDVIHWLKQAKVEVGTDVTVADIMIRNPFCVGPDDVLRLANSLINEHKVSMLPVTDKDDTYLGELNILDILKVGVPDYLMMMMEDLKFLKSYEPLENLFEKEDEITAGEIMQKDNKVLEPDDSIVEAVYLMLKEGRRYFCVVEDGKLLGVVTAMDVFRKVAKA
- a CDS encoding SOS response-associated peptidase, with the protein product MCGRFAQVIKHDQLQKMEKELRLTHLAEQEELNFNVAPTQTVMAVLSQDAGRYPGYFRWGLIPSWSRELPKFNLINARADTITSKPSFRNGLQRRRCLIPANGFYEWRVSDKQPFFIHAVNDDLIWMAGIYDAWSGPDGSFIPSLAIITTDANDAMAQIHHRMPVLLFGGDRLAWLNHRQSDPLDFVPLLKPAPEGELALRPVSKFVNRVGNNSEECWAAV
- a CDS encoding ArsB/NhaD family transporter; the protein is MFAALIIFAVTYIFIITEWINKMLASLIGGFLLIVTGILTQGEAFKAVDWNVIFFLIGMMLVISVLKKTGVFMYVAIKTAKLVRGHPVAIMMLMFAITAFFSAFLDSVTAVMILVPVVMLICHELEITPVPFIITMAVASNMGGASTMVGDPPNVILGSAIGKTFLDFVTNLAPAAIASVIFSMGLIYLFYHKKLHVSLTNRAKLMSYNEDKLIKDKRTLVISLTVLGLMLLALALDGVLHIGTASISMTAALTLMIISNRRNMEPVMAKEIDWVTLFFFIGLFIIVEGLVKTGFINMFANKVISATGGNPRSTSMAILWLSGIFSAFVDNVPFVATMIPVLKQISQVINNPALMDPIWWCLSLGTCLGGNGTLIGASANIVSVGIAKQNGFHISFWDFTKISVVFTLCSLVICTVYILLRYF
- the pstA gene encoding phosphate ABC transporter permease PstA; this translates as MNKRKLMNSLVTVIMALMLVLTALFLVLFLVRMFSQGAKVLSWDFLFTAPRDAMRAGGIYPALVGTFLLTALSMVVALPLGILTAIWLTNYGKPVWLVNILRVAINTLAGTPSIIFGLFGMAMFSNLLGFDISLLSGGLTLAILALPVIINNTEQAIRSVPEDFREASLALGATTRQTVSRVLLPTALPSILTGAIISIGRVAGETAPIMFTAATFYSRQLPKGLGDEVMALPYHIYALMTEGTHPTEQVPIAYGTSLVLLLLVISISAAAIWIRSSIRRKRQW
- the phoU gene encoding phosphate signaling complex protein PhoU encodes the protein MLNSKIKELKQLLLTEAGWVEKMISLALDGLYSHNNDLLNIVIGYEDKVNQMDLEIENKCISAIALYQPEAKDLRKIVMILKINNDLERLGDRAVNIAESAMHLMGKPVVSQVSELAQMRDSAFAMLKASLDAFATENAEACSAICEADNRVDELNRAVYHRLVDLIKQDTPLTESCLHLLRVARNLERIADLSTNVAENTVYLAVGKVIKHQQGEEDNPE
- a CDS encoding PstS family phosphate ABC transporter substrate-binding protein, coding for MNKKYIIVALILLLAISFAVAKSRKITCSGSTTVLPIAQAAAEAYMDKHPDVNISIRGGGSGVGIAALQNGSADIANSSRVMKAKEISQAKSKGINPTPYAVALDGIAIVVHKSNSVANLSIAQIRDIYNGKIKNWSEVGGPKLPIVVISRDVASGTFEVFNEKALGGSKVVSSAQLLASNNAVASTVGSTPGGIGYIGLGYLTEEIKTVKVNSITPNTKTVQDGSYPLARKLYMYTNGKAKGDLGSYIAFIQSDAGQKIVVEQGFIALK
- the pstC gene encoding phosphate ABC transporter permease subunit PstC, producing MKTFKEKSFQTITYTAALFTVACLLGIIFGLFREGLPIFKHVGLKEFLFTNNWYPAHAEPGFGALALIVGSLVVTLGSLIIAIPLGLGAAIFLSEMAGPRLREITKPVIELLAGIPSVVYGLFGMAFLAPLVREWFDLDTGLNVFTASLILGVMIVPVICSMGEDALSSVPKNLREASLALGATRAETIFKAVIPAAKNGLAGSVLMGFGRAIGETMVVLMVAGGAARIPSSIFDPVRPLTSTIAAEMGETVMGDLHYQSLFALAIILFLITFVSNLITESMLLKRGKK